TCCCGTTCGTAGAGCGAATGGCAGAACTCGGGGAGCGGGTGTCCTGCATCGTCCCGAACAAATGGACGACGGCGCGATACGGGCGAACCCTCCGTGACCACCTGCTCGACCGGCATCGACTGGTGGAACTGCTCGACGTCTCCGCAGTGTCGGTTTTCGCCGACGCCAGCGTCTACCCCCTTGTAGCCACCGTCGAGTCGGGCACCGGCCCGACAGAAACGATTCGGGTGCGACAGGGCGAAGGAATCGGGAAGGCAGAAAGCGAAACGACGGTCGAAGCCCGTCTTTCGCGGTCGCTCGTGGACGAACTCGGGGGGCAGGTGATTCCGGTCGGTATCGACCCGGTGTTCGTCCCGATTGCGGAACGACTCCGACGCGAGAACGACGAACTGGGGTCGCACGTCAGTCAAACCGAGGGAATCCACACCGGAAACGTGCGGGACAAACTCGTCGTGGACGCCCCTGGTTCGGATTGTGAGCGACTCGTGAGCGGCGGGAACGTCTCGCGGTACGGGGTGGAATGGGACGGGGACTGGATTCGATTCGACCCTGCACTCATCGGCGACGGCGAGTACGGAAGCCTGCGCGACCGGGAGGTGTTCGAGGACGACAAACTGCTCCTTCGGGACATCAGCGAGCGCCCCGTCGCGGCCTACGACGACGAGGGATTGTACGCTCTGAACACGCTGTACAGTGTTCGGTCGGAGTCCGACCTGCCGCTTCGCTACCTCCTCGCGGTCATCAACTCGACGGTGGCGACCTGCTGGTTCCAGCAGGTGTACGGCGGCACCCACGTCAGCGGGGGCTACCTCAGGTTCAAACCGATGTTCGCGCGCCGATTGCCGATTCCCGCGGACATCGGGGAGCGTGAACGAAAGACGGTGGTCGCACTCGCAACCCGAATGTGCGACCTTCGGCGCGAACGCGACGGTATCGAGGTTCGACTTCCGGACGCAAACGGCCCGCAGTTGGGCGAGCTGGCGCGGAAACTCCGAACCGATTCGATGCTGTCCGAGACGAACGAAACGCGGGATGGGCTCCGAGTCGGAACTGTGTCGGTGGCCGAAAGGGATACCGGTGGAGGCGAGGACAGAGGCGGTGAGCAAGATGACCGCGAACTCGTTATTTCCGCGACGGCGCGATACCAACCCGAGGACGGGAGAAAAAATTCGCCCGACGAGAAGGAAAAAACCGATTCGTGGGGGTTCGCCGAAACCGACCCGATTCCGGCGTTGGTGGTCGAAGAGGATGCAGAACGGCGTGAGTTGCTCGAATGGTACGTCCCGCATGCCACCGCGAGCGAGAGGTTCACCACACGGGCGACGAAAACCATCTCGCCGCTCGACAGACTGGAGTCGCTTCGTGTTCCGAACCCCGAGGATGCCCGCGAGTTCATCGAGGCGAATCGGCGAGTCGAGGAACTGGAGCGAAACATCGCGCGGACGGACGCCGCCATCGACCGACTGGTGTCTCGGGCCTACGGGCTTTCAGTCGAGGAAGTAGAGACAGTAGAGAAGTTGGTGAGATAGAAAAACAGGTTCAAGTGAAAATAGTCTTCGGACGGAGTTCGGTTTGCAATTTCTACATCAGGTCACGCCTGCGAGACAGTGGTTTTGGAGGAACGATGAGCACAGAGGTCACGACTGCAATCGTCCTCTCGCCACTACCAATTTCATCACAGAGCGGGCGTGGAGTCGCACAGCAATCGCAAAATCGGACTTTCCATTCACAGATAGCGCAGGGTACGCGGAAACGACGATGTGAAAATTAGCACCGCAAACCGTTCGGAAACCTACTTTCGAAAATCGGACACGCAACAGAAAATCGTTATCAGGGAACCCTTCGTATAGTAAGCCATGTTGCAGGTCGGGGTTGCCGGAGTGACGACTGACATGCTGGTAGTGTTCGCCGTCGTCTTTCTCGCGCTCATTCTGTTCGCAACCGAACTCCTTCCTGTCGATGTGACCGCAATTCTGATAATGGTCACACTAATCGTCCTCGAACCGTGGACGGGCATCGACCCGGAAACGGGGATTTCCGGCTTTGCCAACGAGGCGACGATTACCGTGCTTGCCATGCTTATCCTGAGTTCCGGGGTGAGCCAAACCGGGGTCGTCCAACTGCTCGGAAGCAAGTTGGCGAATTTCGCTGGCACCGACCTCAAAAAGCAGTTGTTCGCCACGATTGGCGTGGCGGGGCCAGCCTCGGGGTTCGTGAACAACACACCAGTTGTTGCAATCTTGGTTCCCGTCATCACCGACCTCGCTCACGAAGGGAAAACCTCGCCCTCGAAACTGCTGATTCCGCTCTCCTACGCCTCCATGCTCGGCGGGATGCTCACCCTCATCGGCACCTCCACGAACATCCTCGCCAGCAACGTCGCGGGGCGGTTGGCCGCGACGACGCCCGACCCGCGACTCCACTCGTTTTCGATGTTCGAGTTCACCCAGCTCGGCGTCATCGTCCTCGTTACGGGGAGTCTGTACTTGCTGTTCGTCGGCCATCGACTCCTGCCGGAGCGCGTCCCGCCGGAAGAAGATTACATCGAGGAGTACGAAATGGGGGAGTATCTGACCGAAGTGGTCGTCAACGAGGGGTCGCCGCTCGTCGGGAAGACCGTCAACGAAGCCATCGACGCAGAGATTTTCGACGCCGACATCGTCCAAATCGTCCGCGACGACGAGACGTTCATCGAACCCATCGCCCAGAAGACGATTCGCGCGGACGACGTGTTGAAACTTCGAACCGATCGCTCCACCCTCGGGTCGCTGGTGACGCTCGATTATTTGACGTTGGTCGGCACGCCGACGGACGAAACGTTCGACCCCGGTGAGGAACAGACGCTTGTCGAAGTCGTGATTCCGTCCGGTTCGGAACTCGTCGGCGAAACGCTTTCGAGTTCGACGTTTCGCGAACGCTACAACGCGACCGTCCTCGCGTTTCGAAGCCGCGGCGAACTTATCCGCGAGCGCCTCGACCGAGTTCGGATTCGCGTCGGCGACACCCTCCTCATGCAAGCCTCCGGGGACAGCATCGACCGCCTCGCCGCGAATCGGGATTTCATCGTCGCCCATCAGGTGTCCGACCCAGACTACCGAACCGAGAAAATTCCGGCGGCCCTCGCCATCATCACGGGCGTCGTCCTCGTCGCCGCGCTCGGCATCTACCCGATTCTCGTCAGCGCCCTCGCAGGCGTCGTTGCGATGGTCGTAACCGGCGTGCTGAAAGCCCACGAACTGTACGATTCGGTGGAGTGGAACGTCATCTTCCTCCTTGCGGGTGTCATCCCACTCGGAATCGCCCTCGAATCGTCAGGCGGGGCCGAACTCCTCGGCGTGCTGGTTGCGACCAGCGCGGATTTCCTCCCCGTCATCGCCGTCCTGTGGGTGTTTTATATCGCAACCGGCCTCATCACCGAGGTCATCAGCAACAACGCCAGCGTCGTCGTGATGATTCCCGTCGCCGTCGAAGCGGCGCTCCGCATCGACGCGAACCCCTTCGCGTTCGTCCTTGCAGTGACGTTCGCCGCCTCCACGTCGTTCCTCGGGCCGGTGGGCTACCAGACGAATCTGTTCGTCTACGGGCCGGGCGGGTACAAATTCACGGACTACTTCCGAATCGGCGCGCCGCTCCAACTGCTCCTGTCGGTCGTGACGGTGCTCGGAATCGCCGCGTTTTGGCCGCTCTGAATCGAATCTAGCGGAAAGAATGTCGAAGAGCGTGCAACCGAATCTATGACGAAATAATTCGCGTAAGTTATTAGCCGTCGGGTGGCGTACTACGGTCATCGTTCGGTGACGTTCGATTTCGGGGCAAAGAAGCTAGACAGCCGTCGCCGACGGGGGTTGGGACATGAAAATAGGAGTCGAAGCGGAGTACTGGATTATCGACGAGTCGGGTGAGTTAGCGACCGAGACAGGCGAGTTGCTGAACGAACTGCTCGACGTGAGCGAGTACGTCGTGCCGGAATTCGTCGCGCCGCTGATAGAGGTACAGACGGCGCCCGTATCGGGAGCGGAAGAACTCCGACGCGAGTTCGGACGAACGCTTCAGACCGTCTGCGATGTGGCGGAAGACAGAGGATTGTCGCTCGTTCCACTCGGAACGCCGCTCACGCGGGAGTCGCTCGAAATCACGTCGGAGCGCGGGAGACTGTTGCAGAGCATGTACGGCGACGACATGGAGTACGCGATGAACTGTGCGGGGACGCACGTCCATTTCGACCGTGGCAACGTGGTTCGGCAACTGAACCTTCTCACCGCGCTCGACCCGGCGCTCGCGCTGGTCTGTTCCTCACCGTACATCAGCGGAAACAGGATGGCGTGTTCGTCACGCGCCGCGGTGTATCGCTACGAATCGCACACCAC
The nucleotide sequence above comes from Haladaptatus cibarius D43. Encoded proteins:
- a CDS encoding Eco57I restriction-modification methylase domain-containing protein codes for the protein MNELRGADGPPAERFDGHVRNALELVLDDLLGETETTPSAAFDAALVGVFRALVSKFAAERGRDEPPFAQGNELEERRNRFESLSPEATARLESAVRKVKYDRLTVRQLGGLYERLLDCEPAVSDGEVGLTDDATQRASVGAYYTPEDVVEYAVSQAIDGNPEATVLDPAMGSGHFLTCAIDQLAELRGDHSEKMRKKIAENCVFGVDIDPLAVELARSSVWIETGFWPVENLRVGDSLAETTNWPSPCQLVTEKSRYAGENRRFDAVVGNPPYVRSRHISNERKEALKSRFDTVTGAFDLYVPFVERMAELGERVSCIVPNKWTTARYGRTLRDHLLDRHRLVELLDVSAVSVFADASVYPLVATVESGTGPTETIRVRQGEGIGKAESETTVEARLSRSLVDELGGQVIPVGIDPVFVPIAERLRRENDELGSHVSQTEGIHTGNVRDKLVVDAPGSDCERLVSGGNVSRYGVEWDGDWIRFDPALIGDGEYGSLRDREVFEDDKLLLRDISERPVAAYDDEGLYALNTLYSVRSESDLPLRYLLAVINSTVATCWFQQVYGGTHVSGGYLRFKPMFARRLPIPADIGERERKTVVALATRMCDLRRERDGIEVRLPDANGPQLGELARKLRTDSMLSETNETRDGLRVGTVSVAERDTGGGEDRGGEQDDRELVISATARYQPEDGRKNSPDEKEKTDSWGFAETDPIPALVVEEDAERRELLEWYVPHATASERFTTRATKTISPLDRLESLRVPNPEDAREFIEANRRVEELERNIARTDAAIDRLVSRAYGLSVEEVETVEKLVR
- a CDS encoding SLC13 family permease, whose product is MLQVGVAGVTTDMLVVFAVVFLALILFATELLPVDVTAILIMVTLIVLEPWTGIDPETGISGFANEATITVLAMLILSSGVSQTGVVQLLGSKLANFAGTDLKKQLFATIGVAGPASGFVNNTPVVAILVPVITDLAHEGKTSPSKLLIPLSYASMLGGMLTLIGTSTNILASNVAGRLAATTPDPRLHSFSMFEFTQLGVIVLVTGSLYLLFVGHRLLPERVPPEEDYIEEYEMGEYLTEVVVNEGSPLVGKTVNEAIDAEIFDADIVQIVRDDETFIEPIAQKTIRADDVLKLRTDRSTLGSLVTLDYLTLVGTPTDETFDPGEEQTLVEVVIPSGSELVGETLSSSTFRERYNATVLAFRSRGELIRERLDRVRIRVGDTLLMQASGDSIDRLAANRDFIVAHQVSDPDYRTEKIPAALAIITGVVLVAALGIYPILVSALAGVVAMVVTGVLKAHELYDSVEWNVIFLLAGVIPLGIALESSGGAELLGVLVATSADFLPVIAVLWVFYIATGLITEVISNNASVVVMIPVAVEAALRIDANPFAFVLAVTFAASTSFLGPVGYQTNLFVYGPGGYKFTDYFRIGAPLQLLLSVVTVLGIAAFWPL